The Osmerus eperlanus chromosome 7, fOsmEpe2.1, whole genome shotgun sequence genome includes a region encoding these proteins:
- the tg gene encoding thyroglobulin, whose translation MLKRLSGHGVVHESVTALPLCGQAHRENMEKIGLMCFSCLLLCGLHQAQGKISEYQIESESLSRCESLRGVAVAGQHNHIPHCFEDGRFRQVQCRAGGEECWCVSPDGEEIPGSRTTGSPVTCLTSCQLQRQRAQLEGAGAAGPQCQASGEFQPVQCGPARGQCWCVDLDGMELYGTRQDGSPSLCPGSCEVRARRVLHGSRGRSPPQCSEQGSFLPVQCQFVNMTDMQVFDLLANFNRFPEDFQTFSRFRRSFPEVSSFCSCSDSRGREIPSTGVELLLDEVYDTVFSGPVLGRSFSQTNMYRILSRRFLALLTALTGSFRCPTPCDRERSAALQSSSVFVPSCDAAGAYLPGQCQAGGQCWCVDPSGREVYGTRQQGTPPDCAAESDCPSARRVALSRLLSGPQAPAASSQQTEASPGGEPARLAPCSPRLQQLQQALWASLPEEHPASLASSLPQLLQGLFPSGALALRALSASLSASPRRLQENLFGGKFLKSAAAFNFSGTVGPRGTLGLSSVFSQVGLTQNQEDLFLLAQTLSSSSSSSSHQINLDQNISDPFGRTVNLRQNQQLLLLLSQILETRSFQSALTQALIQTRAESPSEWTQLLSALLPGPQPPACPPASPSPYVPSCTPGGQYQERQCLGRECWCVDEQGREMEGSRSQDRSSHCPSRCERERAAALRARASQPAGVDSFIPKCREDGGYVALQCVGQTCFCVDTAGQRQSPVTAGETLQCPSACQTRASQLFMQQVSSALRDPAAVSDLSAFYVPRCAPDGTWLLVQCDGPPEQAFQFYQEWTNQNSAGRELPVSELLAILRAYGNSSSAMASFGGFLEELYAAGHQRVFPGLRAFPQLGDLPREVLEGRGGALSGPGGLLDPLTVWELLRGQGGPYPGSLADFSLPLQHLDLRRCWCVSQAGEEIPGTKALANQVPACPGSCAVVQRKVEDFLEGAEQIISISNSSHFPLGAGFLLAEGLRLTQEESLHALSLGEELLYDRLMSHSNAALQLAAHSTLQFSWQSQQGVSEDRAVLRLGYQPYSPQCDARGDWLPTQCHTSTGQCWCVDKEGEYIPESLTSRPLKPLQCQTPCQRAAAQALLSDWTPSVSDITTPASYSPSCDVAGQFSVLQRGGLDQAWCVTPETGDTLQPADPIPPGELTCPSLCLLLRGAAGRRQLGLGYQPECRADGSFSPSQCDVTHCWCVSSDGRELAGTRSTRSTGARPHCDSPQCPSPFSADASISQGALLCRSQALGGQQRQSCDLTCHHGYDSALPVKRFLCDVDTQTWLEDAPLPQACQKVQVYQTVQSSVLVQLSLAESAQPCSSSSLQASLLTDMRAQGLCSLQLSPSGSSVSVCEEGSVRVECVSEGGVTLEVVWRASLLDLPVAVLPDLHDIDVALGEARLQAGLMGLLGRAPYRSIVTSDPQVIFTLPPTFGCSPGYQAGTAGTGCVLCPAGAFSSGGVCRPCPPGSYQEEGGQDFCSPCPRDSTTAAAGASSKKHCMTECQRKGLQCSERGDFLLAQKDFLSGRWVCVTAGGAELAWTNREEPLSEDECKVLGGFEDVPTSRLILEAEDSHLIRSQSSNTTLEKHLHTCLQACAQEQGCFHLAVSSAGGQAHCELYSQQPSNLHCNTSDQTRGFLGNPEAAMFKRLRCYLRVRGGAKGDLLVLRKKGEQVTVQSGFERMPFRKLTSGVYRTVVFPAEGASVTDAHRFCQDACSSDSCCEGFLLNANILDGGSIMCGLVRSPSVLQCSEGDWDVSGLASSARVCGAGLTYDQDHKSFIFNFGGQNFVITDAALPASSKNKSDYQASIIIFQAIYLHTGVSNSTDVSSTCVGGQPTPDPPAVVSESFERLEVSEVLVEPDRNVPHLLYFISKHTFSPHSALLWCQTRCQEEEQCSVLDVRSEGDRFYSCSLYPDPRVCGGYDTPLRQPCLPRLPQPLHNPHIKKVDLSGGVKSFYRRVSFRKMVSYSVRSRVSLSANTLTDSFMECERRCDEDPCCRGIGYVRDRKSPGVEVLCLTLVSLGIQTCGEEEGEGGSSWRVQDCSPSGVDTSVEPYGWYEKPVNQWTKSPALCPKFELRAPSINVSMEGWRLLGGSSVLVDPSLSTYDVLHLSQDISEDLQRTTAWCLSACEEAESCAAVTVRRAESAVRCVLYPDTRTCGPAPQARHCRLVVRETAPLVYLRVPNPARASAATSVFIPGHGMLLGVARTTALGSDRKTVIQFLGVPYARPPIGAQRFSAPEPAVWSGTWNATVPRASCLQPGDLETSASSEDCLYLNIFVPSGIKGSTAVLVFFYNPSSPANHSSPGLLDASHLAAVGNIVVVTAHTRVAALGFLRIGSALPGNSGLQDQRAALLWVQDHVARLGGDPRRVTVGAERGGADVTSLHLLSSQTPPLFQTPPLFQRMLLMGGSVFSPSLLLGDAEARRQALALARQLDCPTSDPNPLMFCLRGVPARVLNAAQTKLLAVSGPLQAWSPVVDGLQEAAGPQGALQSSGPHSVDLLLGSSAHDGLISRARNIKNFEQLQGRADSKTAFYQALSESLGGREASALVKEAATWFYSLRHSPTPAGYNLFSQALNNATRDLFIVCPIVKMAAIWAANSRSKVFQYHVPESSAQTSGPAYVPLDVQYMFGVPHHPASAHSFTSSERQLSLQITSYIANFIHSGDPNQAHPASLAPPSPALPPWPRVLPLPGGALYKELAAGLRDLQGLHREACSFWTDYIPALSSATAKLSGDGLGSSPPPPPPAPPPPPRPALTEQQSSLPAPRTSSPPKTEKDAYS comes from the exons GTTTCCAGAGGACTTCCAGACCTTCAGCAGGTTCAGAAGATCCTTCCCTGAGGTCTCCTCTTTCTGTTCCTGCTCTGACAGCCGTGGCAGGGAGATCCCCagcacag gggtggaGCTGCTGCTTGACGAGGTGTACGACACGGTGTTCTCTGGGCCAGTCCTGGGACGCTCGTTCTCCCAGACCAACATGTACCGCATCCTGAGCCGGAGGTTCCTGGCCCTGCTCACCGCTCTGACCGGCAGCTTCAGAT GCCCCACCCCATGCGACAGGGAGCggtctgcagctctgcagtcgTCCAGCGTGTTTGTGCCATCCTGCGACGCCGCTGGAGCGTACCTGCCGGGGCAGTGCCAGGCGGGGGGCCAGTGCTGGTGTGTCGACCCCAGCGGCAGGGAGGTCTACGGGACCCGTCAGCAAGGAACCCCACCAGACT GTGCAGCGGAGAGCGACTGTCCATCAGCGCGTCGCGTCGCCCTCTCCAGACTCCTCTCTGGGCCCCAGGCTCCCGCCGCCTCTTCCCAGCAGACGGAGGCCTCCCCTGGGGGCGAGCCGGCCCGTCTGGCCCCCTGCAGCCCCCgcctccagcagctccagcaggcGCTGTGGGCCTCCCTGCCTGAGGAGCATCCAGCCAGCctggcctccagcctcccccagctcctccagggccTGTTCCCCTCCGGGGCCCTGGCGCTCCGGGCTCTCTCCGCCTCGCTGTCCGCCAGCCCCCGCAGGCTCCAGGAGAACCTCTTCGGAGGAAAGTTCCTGAAGAGCGCGGCGGCATTCAACTTCAGTGGGACTGTGGGACCCAGAGGAACCCTGGGGTTGAGCTCAGTCTTCAGCCAGGTCGGTTTGACCCAAAACCAGGAAGATCTGTTCCTGCTGGCCCAgacgctctcctcttcctcctcttcctcctcccaccagATCAACCTGGACCAGAACATCTCAGACCCCTTCGGACGGACCGTCAACCTCAGACAGAACCAgcagctcctgctgctgctcagcCAGATCCTGGAGACCCGCTCCTTCCAGTCCGCCCTGACCCAGGCCCTGATCCAGACCCGAGCCGAGTCCCCCAGCGAGTGGACCCAGCTGCTCTCAGCCCTGCTccccggcccccagcccccagcctgccccccagcctcccccagcccctacgTCCCCAGCTGCACCCCTGGAGGGCAGTACCAGGAGCGACAGTGTCTTGGCCGGGAGTGCTGGTGTGTGGACGAGCAGGGGCGGGAGATGGAGGGCAGCCGCTCCCAGGACCGGAGCTCCCACTGCCCCTCtcggtgtgagagggagagggccgcGGCCCTGAGAGCCAGGGCCAGCCAGCCGGCCGGGGTGGACAGCTTCATCCCTAAGTGTCGGGAGGACGGGGGCTATGTAGCCCTGCAGTGTGTGGGCCAGACGTGCTTCTGTGTGGACACtgctggacagagacagagccctGTCACGGCTGGGGAGACACTTCAGT GTCCTAGTGCCTGCCAGACCAGGGCCTCCCAGCTCTTCATGCAGCAGGTGAGCTCAGCTCTGAGAGACCCCGCGGCCGTGTCTGATCTCTCCGCCTTCTACGTCCCCCGCTGCGCCCCCGACGGTACCTGGCTTCTTGTCCAGTGCGACGGCCCCCCAGAGCAGGCCTTCCAGTTCTACCAGGAATGGACCAATCAGAACAGCGCGGGCCGGGAACTTCCTGTGTCCGAGCTCCTGGCGATACTGAGGGCTTATGGGAACAGTAGTTCTGCCATGGCCTCGTTCGGGGGCTTTCTGGAGGAGCTGTATGCAGCGGGACACCAGAGAGTCTTCCCAGGCCTGCGAGCATTCCCCCAGCTGGGAGACCTGCCCAGGGAGGTCCTGGAGGGGCGTGGGGGTGCTCTGAGTGGGCCCGGGGGGCTCCTGGACCCCCTGACTGTGTGGGAGCTgctgagggggcagggaggccccTATCCGGGGTCCCTGGCTGACTTCAGCCTGCCTCTGCAGCACCTGGACCTGCGTCGCTGCTGGTGCGTCTCCCAGGCTGGAGAGGAGATCCCAGGAACCAAGGCCCTGGCCAATCAGGTCCCTGCTT gccCTGGTTCTTGTGCTGTGGTGCAGCGTAAGGTAGAAGACTTCCTGGAAGGGGCGGAGCAGATCATCTCCATCTCCAACTCCTCCCACTTTCCCTTGGGCGCTGGCTTCCTATTGGCTGAGGGGCTTCGTCTGACCCAGGAAGAGTCCCTCCATGCTCTgtccctgggggaggagctacTCTACGACAGGCTGATGAGTCACTCCAACGCTGCGCTACAATTGGCCGCCCACTCCA ccctccagttcTCCTGGCAGAGCCAGCAGGGTGTGTCTGAGGACAGAGCAGTGCTGAGGCTGGGGTACCAGCCCTACTCTCCCCAGTGTGACGCCAGAGGAGACTGGCTGCCCACTCAGTGCCACACCAGCACAG gtcagtgCTGGTGTGTTGATAAAGAAGGAGAGTACATCCCTGAATCCCTGACCAGTCGTCCCCTGAAACCACTCCAAT GTCAGACTCCATGTCAGAGAGCTGCTGCTCAGGCTCTGCTTTCTGATTGGACGCCATCAGTCTCTGACATCACCACCCCAGCCTCCTACAGCCCAtcatgtgatgtg GCTGGCCAGTTCTCTGTGCTGCAGAGGGGGGGTCTAGACCAGGCCTGGTGTGTGACACCTGAGACAGGAGACACTCTACAGCCTGCAGACCCCATCCCCCCTGGAGAGCTCacct GCCCCAGCCTGTGCCTGCTGCTGCGAGGGGCTGCCGGGCGGAGGCAGTTGGGGCTGGGCTACCAGCCGGAGTGCCGGGCAGATGGCAGCTTCTCTCCGTCCCAGTGTGACGTCACACACTGCTGGTGTGTTTCCTCAGACGGCCGGGAGCTGGCCGGGACCCGGAGCACACGCAGCACAGGAGCCAGACCCCACTGTGACA GTCCCCAGTGtccatctcccttctctgcTGACGCCTCCATCTCCCAGGGTGCACTGCTGTGTCGCTCCCAGGCCCTGGGCGGACAGCAGAGGCAGAGCTGTGACCTCACCTGTCACCATGGCTACGACAGTGCACTTCCTGTCAAGCGCTTCCTGTGTGATGTCGACACCCAGACCTGGCTGGAGGACGCCCCACTGCCTCAAGCCTGCCAGA aggtcCAGGTGTACCAGACAGTGCAGTCCTCTGTGCTAGTCCAGCTGTCTCTCGCTGAGTCTgcacagccctgctcctcctccagcctgcaggCCTCCCTGCTCACAGACATGAGAGCCCAGGggctctgcagcctgcag ctgtctccctcagggtcctcggtgtctgtgtgtgaagaggGCTCGGTGcgtgtggagtgtgtgagcgAGGGCGGGGTCACGCTGGAGGTCGTCTGGAGGGCGTCTCTGCTCGACCTCCCGGTCGCCGTGCTGCCTGACCTCCATGACATCG acgtaGCTCTGGGTGAGGCCAGGCTCCAGGCGGGACTAATGGGGCTTCTGGGTAGGGCGCCGTATCGCTCCatcgtgacctctgacccccaagTGATCTTCACCCTTCCCCCCACCTTCGGCTGCTCCCCTGGGTACCAGGCTGGTACAGCGGGCACCGGCTGTG tgctgtGTCCAGCAGGTGCGTTCTCCAGTGGGGGTGTGTGTCGGCCCTGCCCTCCGGGCTCCTACCAGGAAGAGGGGGGTCAGGACTTCTGCAGCCCCTGTCCCAGAGACAGCACCACGGCTGCAGCCGGAGCATCCTCTAAGAAACACT GCATGACAGAGTGCCAGCGCAAAGGACTACAGTGTTCTGAGAGAGGGGACTTCCTGTTGGCCCAGAAGGACTTCCTGTCAGGGAGATGGGTTTGTGTGACAGCCGGGGGGGCGGAGCTAGCGTGGACAAACAGGGAGGAGCCTCTGTCCGAGGATGAGTGTAAAG tgctggGAGGATTTGAAGACGTTCCCACATCCAGACTCATCCTGGAAGCTGAAGATTCACACCTGATCAGGTCCCAGTCATCTAACACCACCCTGGAGAAACATCTCCACACCTGCCTTCAAG CGTGtgcccaggagcagggctgcttCCACCTGGCGGTGTCCTCAGCAGGGGGCCAGGCTCACTGTGAGCTCTACAGCCAGCAGCCCTCCAACCTGCACTGCAACACCTCCGACCAG ACCAGGGGGTTTCTGGGTAATCCTGAGGCGGCCATGTTTAAGAGGCTTCGCTGCTACCTGAGGGTGAGAGGCGGGGCCAAAGGAGACTTGCTGGTCCTCAGGAAGAAAG gtGAGCAGGTCACCGTGCAGAGCGGCTTTGAGAGGATGCCGTTCCGCAAGCTGACCTCGGGGGTGTACCGGACGGTGGTGTTCCCCGCGGAGGGAGCCAGTGTCACGGACGCACACCGCTTCTGTCAGGACGCGTGCAGCTCAGACTCCTGCTGTGAGGGCTTCCTGCTCAACGCCAACATCCTGGACGGAG gCAGTATCATGTGTGGTCTGGTGCGTTCCCCCTCGGTCCTCCAGTGTTCGGAGGGTGACTGGGATGTGTCTGGGCTGGCCAGCTCTGCCCGGGTCTGTGGCGCTGGGCTCACCTACGACCAGGACCACAAGAGCTTCATCTTCAACTTCGGAGGACAGAACTTTGTTATCA cggATGCAGCATTGCCAGCGTCCAGTAAGAACAAGAGTGACTACCAGGCCAGCATCATTATCTTCCAGGCCATCTACCTCCACACAG GTGTGAGTAACAGTACCGACGTCTCCAGCACCTGTGTGGGAGGTCAACccaccccagaccccccag CTGTGGTCTCAGAGTCGTTTGAGCGTCTGGAGGTCAGCGAGGTTCTGGTGGAACCAGACAGGAACGTGCCTCATCTTCTCtacttcatctccaaacacaccttctctcctcacagCGCGCTGCTCTGGTGTCAGACAC gctgccaggaggaggagcagtgttCTGTGCTGGATGTGAGGAGTGAGGGGGACAGGTTCTACAGCTGCTCCCTGTACCCCGACCCCCGGGTGTGTGGAGGCTACGACACACCTCTGAGGCAGCCCtgtctcccccgcctcccccagcctctccacaaCCCCCACATCAAGAAGG tggACCTGTCCGGAGGGGTGAAGAGCTTCTACAGGCGTGTGTCCTTCAGGAAGATGGTGTCCTACTCTGTCCGCAGTCGtgtcagcctgtcagccaacaccctgacagacag CTTCATGGAATGTGAGAGACGGTGTGATGAGGATCCTTGTTGCCGTGGCATCGGATATGTTAGAGACAGGAAGTCTCCAG gcgtgGAGGTGCTGtgcctgaccctggtcagccTGGGAATCCAGACgtgcggggaggaggagggggagggggggtcgtcCTGGCGTGTGCAGGACTGCAGCCCCTCAGGGGTGGATACCAGTGTGGAGCCCTACGGCTGGTACGAGAAGCCAG TGAACCAGTGGACTAAGTCTCCTGCGCTGTGCCCCAAGTTTGAGCTCCGCGCTCCTTCCATCAACG tgagtatggaggggtggaggctgtTAGGGGGTTCATCTGTGCTGgtggacccctctctctccacctacgACGTGCTCCACCTCAGCCAGGACATCTCAGAGGACCTGCAGAGGACCACGGCCTGGTGTCTCTCTG CGTGTGAGGAGGCGGAGTCTTGTGCGGCGGTGACGGTGAGGAGGGCGGAGTCAGCTGTGCGCTGCGTCCTGTACCCAGACACACGCACCTgtggccccgccccccaggcTCGGCACTGCAGGCTGGTCGTCAGGGAGACCGCCCCCCTCGTCTACCTGAGAG TTCCAAACCCAGCACGGGCTTCAGCAGCAACATCAGTGTTCATCCCGGGGCACGGAATGCTGCTGGGCGTCGCCAGGACAACGGCTCTGGgatcagacaggaagacagttaTCCAGTTCCTGGGAGTTCCGTATGCCCGTCCTCCAATAGGAGCGCAACGTTTCAGCGCCCCGGAGCCGGCAGTGTGGAGCGGAACGTGGAACGCCACGGTACCCCG aGCGAGCTGCCTGCAGCCTGGCGACCTGGAGACCTCAGCCTCCAGTGAGGACTGTCTCTACCTCAACATCTTTGTCCCCAGCGGCATC AAGGGGAGCACTGCTGTGTTAGTCTTCTTCTACAACCCCTCCagtccagccaatcacagctcacCTGGTCTGCTAGATGCCTCTCACCTGGCTGCCGTGGGCAACATTGTCGTGGTAACAGCCCACACCAGGGTGGCAGCTCTGGGATTCCTCAgaatag gctccgCCCTGCCAGGTAACTCCGGCCTGCAGGACCAGCGGGCTGCTCTGCTCTGGGTTCAGGACCACGTGGCCCGGCTGGGGGGGGACCCCAGGAGGGTGACCGTGGGggcggagaggggcggagctgacGTCACCAGCCTCCACCTGCTGTCCTCCCAGACTCCGCCCCTCTTCCAGACTCCGCCCCTCTTCCAGCGCATGCTGCTCATG GGTGGCTCggtgttctccccctccctgctgctGGGTGATGCTGAGGCTCGGCGgcaggccctggccctggcccgcCAGCTGGACTGCCCCACCTCAGACCCCAACCCGCTCATGTTCTGTCTGAGGGGGGTCCCTGCTCGTGTGCTCAACGCTGCCCAGACCAAG ctCTTGGCGGTGAGTGGACCCCTGCAGGCGTGGTCTCCGGTGGTAGATGGGCTGCAGGAGGCTGCCGGCCCCCAGGGGGCGCTGCAGAGCTCTGGCCCTCACAGTGTCGACCTCCTGCTGGGATCCTCGGCTCACGACGGCCTCATCAGCAGAGCCAGGAACATCAAG AACTTTGAGCAGCTGCAGGGCCGAGCGGACAGCAAGACGGCCTTCTACCAGGCCCTGTCAGAGTCCCTGGGCGGGCGGGAGGCCAGCGCCCTGGTGAAGGAGGCAGCCACCTGGTTCTACTCCCTGCGGCACTCACCCACCCCCGCTGGCTACAACCTGTTCTCACAAGCTCTCAACAATGCCACCAG GGATCTCTTCATAGTGTGCCCCATAGTAAAGATGGCAGCCATCTGGGCAGCCAACAGCCGGTCCAAGGTGTTCCAGTACCACGTACCCGAGAGCTCAGCCCAGACAAG CGGCCCTGCCTACGTGCCCCTGGACGTCCAGTACATGTTTGGAGTCCCTCAccacccagcctcagcccacAGCTTCACCTCCTCAGAGAGACAGCTCTCCCTCCAGATCACCAGCTACATCGCTAACTTCATCCACTCTGG ggaCCCTAACCAGGCCCACCCagcctccctggccccccccagcccagcgctGCCTCCCTGGCCCCGCGTCCTGCCCCTGCCTGGGGGGGCGCTCTACAAGGAGCTGGCCGCAGGGCTCCGGGACCTCCAGGGCCTGCACAGAGAGGCCTGCTCCTTCTGGACGGACTACATACCTGCGCTCAGCTCAGCCACAG CCAAGCTGTCTGGAGATGGTctgggctcctctcctcctcctcctcctcctgctcctcctcctcctcctcgtcccgcTCTGACAGAGCAGCAGTCCAGCCTGCCGGCCCCCCGGACCAGCAGCCCGCCCAAGACCGAGAAGGACGCCTACAGTTAG